The sequence CGGTGGCATCACCCATTTCGTCAGCTCCATGGGCACCACCGGCACCATCATGGGCGTGTCGCGCTACCTCAAGGAGCAGAATCCGGCGGTCCAGATCATCGGCCTGCAGCCGATGGAAGGCGCATCGATTCCCGGCATCCGCCGCTGGCCGCAGGAATACCTGCCGAAAATCTACCAGTCCGAGCGTGTCGACCGCATCGTCGACATGTCGCAGGACGAGGCCGAGCGCGTCATGCGCCGCCTGGCCCGCGAAGAGGGCATCTTCTGTGGTGTGTCGTCCGGCGGTGCGGTGGCGGCTGCGCTGCGCCTGTCCGAGGAAGTCGAGAACGCAGTGATTGTCGCGATCATCTGCGACCGGGGCGACCGCTACCTGTCGACGGGCGTGTATGACGAACCCAATTGACCCGTCCACGCCCAGTCAAGGCGGTATTCGCTAATGGCCAAACGTAGCGGCGGTTTGCGCTTCCAGCCCAGTGGTGGCGAGAAGAAGCCGCAGATCCCGACCGGCAAGAAACAGCGGCTGGGTATCGAGCGGCTGGCCAATGATGGTCGTGGCATTGGCTTTATCGAAGGACGTACCTGGTTCGTCGAGGGCGCCTTGCCTGGCGAAACGGTCGAGGCGCGGGTGCTGGGCGCGCGCAGCCAGGTCGTCGAGGCGCGTAGCGAGCGGGTGCTGACCGCCAGCGAGCAGCGCCGCCTGGAACCCTGTCCTCACGCGCGCGTCTGCGGAGGCTGCAACCTGCAGCATCTGCCCGCAGGCGACCAGCTCGCCCTGAAACAGCGCAGTCTCGCCGAACAGCTGTCACGCCTGGCGAACATCGAGCCGACAACCTGGGCGGCGCCGCTCAGCGGCCCGGAGTTCGGCTATCGACGGCGCGCCAGGCTGGCGGTGCGCTGGGATAACAAGGACCGCCGCCTTGACGTCGGTTTCCGGGCCAGTGCCAGCCAGGACATCGTCGCTATCCGTGAATGCCATGTGCTGGTACAGCCCTTGCAGGCGCTGCTGCCGGCATTGCTGACGACGCTGCACGCGATGGACAAGCCTCAGGTGATCGGTCACCTGGAATTGTTCAGCGGCACCGCCGAGGCTGTGCTGGTGCGCCACACGGCTGCGCTGGCGGCGACGGATCTGCAGCGTCTGGAGACCTTCGCCCGGGAACAGGGCGTGCAGCTGTGGCTGCAGGGCGAAGGAGGGCCTCAGCCGTTGGAGCCCGCCTACACGCTGGGCTACCGGTTGCCGGCCTGGGATCTGGAGCTGGCCTGGCGGCCGGGCGACTTCGTCCAGGTCAACGCTCCGGTGAACGGGGCGATGGTGGCGCAGGCACTGGAATGGCTGGCACCGCAAGCGGGCGAACGGGTGCTGGACCTGTTCAGTGGGTTGGGGAATTTCACCTTGCCCTTGGCGCGTATCGGTGCGCAGGTGGTGGCGGTGGAAGGCAGCGAGCAGATGGTCGAGCGCGCCCGCACCAATGCGGAGCATAATGGTCTGGATGGGGCGCACTTTTATCAGGCGGACCTGTCGAAGCCGCTTGTCGAGGCGCAGTGGGCCGAGGGTGGCTTCGCGGCGGTCCTGCTCGACCCGCCACGTGACGGGGCGCTGGAAATAGTCCGGCAGATGACGACTTTAGGCGCAAGGCGCGTGGTCTATGTTTCATGCAACCCTGCGACACTGGCGCGTGATGCGGCCGAGCTCGTTCGTCAGGGGTATCGACTCGAGCGGGCCGGCGTGCTGGACATGTTTCCACAAACCGTCCACGTCGAAGCGATGGCGCTGTTCGAGCGGCCGGCGTAGCGCGGAATTTTCGGCAGGCGATAGGCCTGCGGTTCAATCGACCGGCTCCGAGAAAGCCGGCGTATGACGCATACGATGCGTAGAAGGGAAGGTAGATAGATGGTCCAGGTCAGAGCGCTTCAGCCGATCAACACCGACGGCAGTATCAATCTCGAAGGCTGGCTCGATCATGTGCTGGGGATGGACCCGGCACTCGACCGCGACGCACTCAAGCAGGCCTGCGAGTTCGCCCGAGCGGCCGAACAGCAGGCCAACGCGGCGCAGAATCTGTGGAGCGAAGGTACCTCCAGTTACCAGACGGGGCTGGAGATCGCCGAGATACTGGCCGATCTCAAGCTCGACCAGGACAGCCTGGTGGCCGCGGTGATCTATCGTGGTGTACGCGAAGGCAAGATCCAGCTGGCCGAGGTCCATCAGCTGTTCGGCCCGGTGGTCGCCAAGCTGATCGAAGGGGTGCTGCGCATGGCCGCCATCAGTGCCAGCCTCAACCCGCGCGAGTCGCTGGTGCTGGGCACCCAGACCCAGGTGGAAAACCTGCGCAAGATGCTGGTGGCGATGGTCGACGACGTGCGCGTCGCGCTGATCAAGCTGGCCGAGCGCACCTGCGCCATCCGCGCGGTGAAGAACGCCGATGACGACAAACGCCATCGCGTTGCCCGCGAGGTCTTCGACATCTACGCACCGCTGGCTCATCGCCTGGGCATTGGGCACATCAAGTGGGAGCTGGAGGATTTGTCCTTCCGCTACCTCGAGCCCGAGCAATACAAGCAGATCGCCCAGCTGCTGCACGAGCGACGCCTCGATCGCGAGCAGTACATCCAGAACGTGGTGCAGCAGCTCAAGGACGAATTGACCGCCACCGGCATCCATCCGGAGATCGACGGGCGTGCCAAGCACATCTATTCGATCTGGCGGAAGATGCAGAAGAAAGGTCTGCAGTTCAGCCAGATCTACGACGTTCGCGCCGTGCGAGTACTGGTGCCCGAAGTTCGCGACTGCTACACCGCGCTGGGCATCGTGCACACCCTGTGGCGGCACATTCCCAAGGAATTTGACGACTACATCGCCAACCCCAAGGAAAACGGCTATCGCTCGCTGCACACCGCCGTGCTCGGACCGGAAGGCAAGGTACTGGAAGTGCAGATCCGCACCCAGGCCATGCACGAGGAAGCCGAACTGGGCGTCTGCGCGCACTGGCGTTACAAGGGCACGGACGTCAATTCCAGTTCCAACCACTATGAAGAGAAGATCGCCTGGCTGCGTCAGGTGCTCGAATGGCACGAAGAGCTGGGCGATATCGGCGGGCTGGCCGATCAGCTGCGTGTGGATATCGAGCCCGACCGCGTCTACGTCTTCACCCCGGACGGCCATGCCATCGACCTGCCCAAGGGTGCCACGCCGCTGGACTTCGCCTACCGCGTGCACACCGAGATCGGCCACAACTGCCGCGGCGCCAAGATCAATGGGCGCATCGTGCCGCTCAACTACAGCCTGCAGACCGGCGAGCAGGTCGAAATCATCACCAGCAAGCACGGCTCGCCAAGCCGGGACTGGCTGAACCCGAACCTAGGCTACATCACCACCTCGCGCTCGCGGGCGAAGATCGTCCACTGGTTCAAGCTCCAGGCCCGCGATCAGAATGTCGCGGCCGGCAAGGCGCTGCTCGAGCGCGAGCTGGGTCGTCTCGACCTGCCGCCGGTGGACTTCGACAAGCTGGCGGAAAAGGCCAACCTGAAGACCGCCGAGGATATGTTCGCCGCGCTCGGTGCCGGTGACCTGCGTCTGGCGCAGCTGGTCAACCAAGCGCAGCAGTTAGTGGAGCCGGATAGTCATGCGGCCGATCAGCTCGAACTGATCCCTCGCCGCCCCACCAGCACCAAGCCGGGCAAGCGTGGCGATGTGCAGATCCAGGGCGTCGGCAACCTGCTGACGCAGATGGCCGGCTGCTGCCAGCCACTGCCGGGCGACCCCATCGTCGGCTACATCACCCTGGGCCGCGGGGTCAGTATCCATCGCCAGGATTGCGCCTCGGTGCTGCAACTGGCCGGGCGCGAACCGGAGCGGATCATCCAGGTCAGCTGGGGTCCGATCCCGGAGAAAACCTACCCGGTCGACATCACCATCCGCGCCTACGATCGTTCCGGGTTGCTGCGTGACGTTTCGCAGATCCTGCTCAACGAGCGGATCAACGTGCTGGCCGTCAACACCCGTTCGAACAAGGAAGACAGTACGGCGCAGATGACCCTGACCATCGAGATCCCCGGGCTGGATGCGTTGGGACGGTTGCTGAGCCGGATCTCTCAGTTGCCCAATATCATCGAGGCCAAACGCCAACGCACTGCCTGACCTGCTGCGCTCGGCCATACGGCGTTGCAAGCCTGCTGAAAAATGCTCATTGGCAACAGCCAACTCCGCTTTTTCGGTTGGGCTTCGCCTAGCCAGCTCTTCGCTCGCGACGCTCGGGGCCAGACGCACGAACGAGGTATATCGGAGATGGCAGCCAACTCCGCTTTTTCAGCAGGCTGCGCCTTGTCTGGCCTTCGCTCGCAACGCTCGGGTAGCTGGAAAAGCTCGTAACACCGTAGGGTGGGTGTCACTTTTTTACATCCACCATGACGACGCTGCGGTGGATGGGTGAAGCGTCATCCACCCTACAATGGGCTCAGCTTCGATCTCAGGCTTTTACCGAGGAATCCATGTACCAACTCAACGACCTGCTGCACCTGATGGCCCGGCTACGTGATCCGCAGCATGGCTGCCCGTGGGATTTGCAGCAGGATTACGCCAGCATCGTGCCGCATACCCTTGAAGAAGCCTACGAAGTGGCCGATGCCATCGAAAGCGGCGACTTCGATCACCTGCCAGGCGAGCTGGGCGATCTGCTGTTTCAGGTCGTCTATTACAGCCAGTTGGCAAAGGAAGAAGGGCGCTTCGAGTTCGACGCGGTGGTCGACGGGATTACCTGCAAGCTGTTGCGTCGGCACCCGCATGTCTTTCCTGATGGCGATCTCTACGGCTCGCCCGAGCTGCCCCGCCTCGACGAGGCGCAGATCAAGCAGCGTTGGGAGGAAATCAAGGCAGAGGAACGCGCGGAGAAATCCGCCGCGCCGGAGCAGTTGTCGTTGCTCGACGATGTGCCCAGCGCGCTGCCCGCCCTGAGCCGTGCCGCCAAGTTGCAGAAACGCACCGCCCAGGTCGGCTTCGACTGGCCGGATGCTTTGCCGGTGGTGGACAAGGTGCGCGAAGAACTGGACGAAGTGCTCGAAGCCATGAGCGAGGACGATCCCGAGGCGATCGCCGAGGAAATCGGTGATCTGCTCTTCGTCGTGGTGAATCTGGCGCGGCACCTTAGAGTCGATCCGGAAAACGCCTTGCGCGCGGCCAACCGCAAATTCGAGCGCCGCTTCCGTTTCATCGAGCAAGCCTTGCGAGACAGCGGACGGGCCATCGAGAATTGCGACCTGGAGACACTCGACGCGCTGTGGGGCGAGGCCAAGAAAGGCGAACGTTCGCCTTCCTGCGGCTAGCCGCGAGGGTGGATGTCGCTTTTCACATCCACCACAATGCGCTTCAACGCCGTTACGCATGTTTACCCTGCGCCATTTTGAATTCACCACGAGACGAGCCGAACATGAGTCTTTCCCTTCGCGATCAGCTGCTCAAAGCCGGGCTGGTCAATGAGAAGCAGGCCAAGCAGGCCGGCAAGCAGCAGCAGAAACAACAGCGTCTGGTAAAGAAAGGCCAGATCGAAAAGGACGACTCCCAGCGTGAAGCGGCGCTCAAGGCACAGGCCGAGAAGCTTGCCCGTGATCAGGAGCTGAACCGTCAGCAGCAGGAAAAGGCCGCGCAGAAGGCGCGTACCGCGCAGATCAAGCAGCTGATCGAGACCAGCCGCCTGCCCAAGCTGACCACCGAGGATTACTACAACTTCGTCGACGACAAGAAGGTCAAGCGCCTGTCTGTCAACAAGCTGATGCGCGACAAGCTGTCCAGCGGCTCGCTGGCCATCGTCCGGCACGGTGGCGGTTACGAGGTGATCCCGCGCGAGGCGGCGCTGAAGATTCAGGAACGCGATCCGCGCCGCATCGTTCAGCTCAACACCCAGACAGAAGCTCCGGACGCGGACGATCCCTACGCGGCCTACCAGATCCCCGACGATCTGATGTGGTAAGGCTCGCCGTCAGCTCGCTGGCAGCTGCGCGCTACCGGTCATGAGGTCGCTCGCGCACCGGTAGCGCCGCGTAACCCTTAGGTGCGTGCGTTCCATGCCCGACGGAAGGATGGATTTATGCCGTCTGACCGCGCTCTACTGCTATAGCCCATCCGGGCTTGTGGACCAGCAGGAGGACAGCGACATGGAAACCCATCCTTACGCGGACGAACTCGACACCTTCAGCTTGCAGGCCAACGGTGTACCGGGCGACCCGGAAGAGCCCGGCGTGCCGGACTTGCCCAGCGAACCCGGCGAGCCGACCATTCCGGATCAGCCACCACCCGCGCCGGTCGCCTGATCTTACGGCGAAATCCGAGACGCCCGAGCGAGCAGGTCGACCACCTGCTCGTCCGGTGTCTGTTCGAAATTACCGTAATGGCGACCCACGCCAATGAACGGCTCCGGCATCGCCAGACACAGCAACTCGTCCACTTCCGTCTTCAGCATCTCGATCACGTCCCGCGGGCCCACCGGCACAGCCAGCACCACGCGGCTCGGTTTGGACTGCTTGAGCCCTTTGAGTGCTGCCCGAACCGTGGCGCCGGTGGCGATGCCATCATCGATCACGATGACGCAGCGACCGGTGATCACCGGCGCCGGCCGGTCGCCGCAGTAGCGATGCCGGCGGCGCTCCAGTTCAGTCAGTTGGCGCTGCATTTCCTCCTCGAACCAGTTTGGCGGCGGAGCGACCTGGTTGAGCAGTTCCTGGTTGATGACCCATTTGGGCTCGGCGCCATCGATCACCGCGCCCAGCGCCAACTCCTCGTTTCCCGGCGCGCCGATTTTGCGTACCAGCACCAGGTCCAGTGGCGCGCCGAGACGCTGAGCCACTTCGAAAGCAACCGGCACGCCGCCGCGCGGCAACGCGAGTACCAGG comes from Stutzerimonas stutzeri and encodes:
- a CDS encoding phosphoribosyltransferase, whose protein sequence is MRAFTSESYLFRDRSHAGQELAEALYHLCEQNPLVLALPRGGVPVAFEVAQRLGAPLDLVLVRKIGAPGNEELALGAVIDGAEPKWVINQELLNQVAPPPNWFEEEMQRQLTELERRRHRYCGDRPAPVITGRCVIVIDDGIATGATVRAALKGLKQSKPSRVVLAVPVGPRDVIEMLKTEVDELLCLAMPEPFIGVGRHYGNFEQTPDEQVVDLLARASRISP
- the relA gene encoding GTP diphosphokinase, with amino-acid sequence MVQVRALQPINTDGSINLEGWLDHVLGMDPALDRDALKQACEFARAAEQQANAAQNLWSEGTSSYQTGLEIAEILADLKLDQDSLVAAVIYRGVREGKIQLAEVHQLFGPVVAKLIEGVLRMAAISASLNPRESLVLGTQTQVENLRKMLVAMVDDVRVALIKLAERTCAIRAVKNADDDKRHRVAREVFDIYAPLAHRLGIGHIKWELEDLSFRYLEPEQYKQIAQLLHERRLDREQYIQNVVQQLKDELTATGIHPEIDGRAKHIYSIWRKMQKKGLQFSQIYDVRAVRVLVPEVRDCYTALGIVHTLWRHIPKEFDDYIANPKENGYRSLHTAVLGPEGKVLEVQIRTQAMHEEAELGVCAHWRYKGTDVNSSSNHYEEKIAWLRQVLEWHEELGDIGGLADQLRVDIEPDRVYVFTPDGHAIDLPKGATPLDFAYRVHTEIGHNCRGAKINGRIVPLNYSLQTGEQVEIITSKHGSPSRDWLNPNLGYITTSRSRAKIVHWFKLQARDQNVAAGKALLERELGRLDLPPVDFDKLAEKANLKTAEDMFAALGAGDLRLAQLVNQAQQLVEPDSHAADQLELIPRRPTSTKPGKRGDVQIQGVGNLLTQMAGCCQPLPGDPIVGYITLGRGVSIHRQDCASVLQLAGREPERIIQVSWGPIPEKTYPVDITIRAYDRSGLLRDVSQILLNERINVLAVNTRSNKEDSTAQMTLTIEIPGLDALGRLLSRISQLPNIIEAKRQRTA
- the rlmD gene encoding 23S rRNA (uracil(1939)-C(5))-methyltransferase RlmD, producing the protein MAKRSGGLRFQPSGGEKKPQIPTGKKQRLGIERLANDGRGIGFIEGRTWFVEGALPGETVEARVLGARSQVVEARSERVLTASEQRRLEPCPHARVCGGCNLQHLPAGDQLALKQRSLAEQLSRLANIEPTTWAAPLSGPEFGYRRRARLAVRWDNKDRRLDVGFRASASQDIVAIRECHVLVQPLQALLPALLTTLHAMDKPQVIGHLELFSGTAEAVLVRHTAALAATDLQRLETFAREQGVQLWLQGEGGPQPLEPAYTLGYRLPAWDLELAWRPGDFVQVNAPVNGAMVAQALEWLAPQAGERVLDLFSGLGNFTLPLARIGAQVVAVEGSEQMVERARTNAEHNGLDGAHFYQADLSKPLVEAQWAEGGFAAVLLDPPRDGALEIVRQMTTLGARRVVYVSCNPATLARDAAELVRQGYRLERAGVLDMFPQTVHVEAMALFERPA
- the mazG gene encoding nucleoside triphosphate pyrophosphohydrolase; protein product: MYQLNDLLHLMARLRDPQHGCPWDLQQDYASIVPHTLEEAYEVADAIESGDFDHLPGELGDLLFQVVYYSQLAKEEGRFEFDAVVDGITCKLLRRHPHVFPDGDLYGSPELPRLDEAQIKQRWEEIKAEERAEKSAAPEQLSLLDDVPSALPALSRAAKLQKRTAQVGFDWPDALPVVDKVREELDEVLEAMSEDDPEAIAEEIGDLLFVVVNLARHLRVDPENALRAANRKFERRFRFIEQALRDSGRAIENCDLETLDALWGEAKKGERSPSCG
- a CDS encoding DUF2058 domain-containing protein, yielding MSLSLRDQLLKAGLVNEKQAKQAGKQQQKQQRLVKKGQIEKDDSQREAALKAQAEKLARDQELNRQQQEKAAQKARTAQIKQLIETSRLPKLTTEDYYNFVDDKKVKRLSVNKLMRDKLSSGSLAIVRHGGGYEVIPREAALKIQERDPRRIVQLNTQTEAPDADDPYAAYQIPDDLMW